The Streptomyces sp. HUAS MG91 sequence GCCAGTCGGCACCCATGGCCGACGGCGTGGCCGAATCCGCCCCAGAACCACAACACGAACCGGCACCCGACACTGTCGAAGCCCACGAACCGGCGCCCGCACCCGAGCAAGTGGCGCCCGCACCAAACCCCGGAATCCTCCGAGCCGCCGCCGGCATCGCTCACGCCACCCTCGAAGCTCACCGCGACACCTGGGCCTTCCTCATCCAAGTCGCAGGCAATGAACAGCACTTCCACATTCCTGGCAAGGTCGACGCCCACAAAGGCTTCGTGAATGTCCGTGTCTCCGGCCCCAGCCTCGTGGCCGCCATCACCAGCCTCAACCAGGTGACCCACACCGCCGACAGCCCCGTCACACAGGCCATCGCCGACCACATTCACGGCAAAATCACCCAGGCTGTGCAGGCCATCATCGACAATCCGCGCACCAACGGCGATGGGACCCCCGTCCGCATCGTCATCGATGACCGCGCACAAGCCGACCAAGGCGGCGACGATCAAGGCGGGGGCCAGGCCAGTCGCGACTAGACACGATGTCGCTCCGTCGATTTGCGTCAGGAGGGCAGCAGCTCCGGCTCCAACAACGTGAGCCGATACGGATCCGGCAGCGGTGGCATCGGCACACGGAACGCCTTACCCAGGAGGTGGCGGGTGATCGTGTCCCGCTCCCGCTCGTCACGGCTGGCCGGGAGCGCCAGGATGAGGCGGCCACCCTCCGAAAGCACATAGCCGAAGAACTCGCGGTCCGTGATGCGGGTCTCCACCAGCTCCACATCCAGGTCGGCGAGGAGCTGGGGGACGGGGGTAGTGAGGAGCATCGACGTCGACGGGCGCTTCGGCCTACTCAGGGGCACATGCTGTTGAGCCAAGCGGGTTGGCATTCGGATTCCTCGTCTCATTGCGGGGTGGATGGATCCCTGACCTGTGAGTTCGTGCTCGTGGATCGTTGAACTGGCTGGGCGGGTGATGACCGTCCGGCCAGTTGCCGTTCTGCCGCAGAATCGAACGGCCCTCAGGTGACCGAGCAGCTCTGTCCGTCCAGTTTGAAGGCCGTCGGTCTTCCGTTCGCCGTGCCCGGCCGTGTACCCGTGAAGCCGAACGCCGCCGAACTCCCGGCCGCCACCGCCCCGTTCCAGCTCACGTTCTTCGCCGTGACCGACGCGCCGGACTGGGTGGCGGAGGCGTTCCACGGCTGGGAGATCTTCTGGCCGTCGGGGAACGTCCAGTCGAGTGACCAGCCGGACCACGCGGTCGTGCCCGTGTTGGTCAGGGTGACGTCCGCCTGGAAGCCGCCCGGCCACTCGTTCGTCACCTTGTACGTGACCGTGCAGGCCGCCGGCGTGCCGGGGGAGCCGGGGACGTCCGCCGTGTCGCCGTAGATGACGCCCCGGCCGTTCGTCGACACGTACACCCGGCCGTACACGCGCGGGTCACCCGTGATCGCCGCGCCGGTCCAGCCCCACTGGTGCGCGTCGTCGTTGACCCGCGTCCACGTCGCGCCCGCGTCCGTCGAGCGGAAGATGCCGCGCACCCCGCCGATCCTCGCGCTCGCGTACAGCGTCGGGTAGGAGGCGCCGGGCGCGGCCTTGCCGAAGCCGACGGTGTCGGCCTGCTGCACGTTCGACAGCTTGGTGAACGTCGCTCCGCCGTCCGTCGAGTGCCACAGCCCGTACGCGCCCGTGGCCGAGCCGCCGGCCAGCCAGATGTCGCCCTTCGCGCCGGGCACCGCCTTGAAACGGACCGGCCCGTCCGTCGGCAGCCCGCTCGACGCCTTCGCCGTGAACGTCCTGCCGCCGTCCGAACTGGCGTAGAAGGTGCCCGACTTGAAGGCGTAGAAGACCGCGGCGTCCGCGCGGTCCGACTCGACGACCGCGCCCGCGGGCACTCCGCCCGCCGCCGTCCACGACGACCCCGTACCCGTCTGCACCCCGGCGCCGTCCGGGCTCCACACGACGCGCCCGCCGTCGGCCGACACCGCGACCGTGCCGCCGCCGGTGACGCCCGACGGATCGGCGCCCGCCGCGTGCCAGGTGGCGCCGTTGTCCTGGGAGAGGGCCACGTGCGGGCCCGAGTCGACGTTCCCCGCGCGCACCACCACGTCCGGCTCGCTCTCCGCGAAGTCCAGGCTCGTGCCGGAGGTGACGTTCGGGGAGGTGAACATCATCGACGGCACCTTCGTCAGGTCCGTGTGCCGGAAGCCGCCGATGTCACCGAGCGCGGAGAGCAGCGGCGCCCCGGACGGCGGCGACACCAGATCGTTGACCGCTGTCTCCTCCAGCCCCTTGACCATGGGGGAGATCGTGAACGTACCGCCGCTGTCCCACTTGCCGAGATCCTCGGTGCCGTAGACCGTCGCGCCCGTCCCGTACATCATCCGGTCCGAGTCGAACGGGTCGATCTCCAGCGCCTCCGTCATCCAGCCCAGCTTCGGCGTCTGCTCGGGCGGCGACGGGTTCGCGCCCCACGACAGCCAGGGCACCGACGAGACGTCCATGGTGTAGCGGTTCGCGCGGTTCGGGTACGACGTGTAGTCCCACGCCTTCGTCCAGGTGCCGCCGCTGTCCGTGGAGCGGAAGATCAGTGTGTCCGGCCACCAGGAGCTGTAGCCCGACACCATCACCGTGCCGGGGTGCTGCCGGTCGAGCGTCAGCCCGCTGAAGCCGTAGTAGGTGTCCGCCTCGGCGACCGGGCTGACGTCCTTCCACTGGCCGGTCCTCGTCGCGTACCGCCACACCCGGCCCTTGCCGCCGTCGTAGGGGCCGCCCTTGTCGCTGTAGGCGATGTACAGATAGCCGTTCTCGGCGTCGAGGACGCTCTTGTGCGGGAGGTGGCCGGTGGGCTGGCCCGCCACCCGCTCCCAGGTCGCGCCCGCGTCGGTCGAGCGGTAGACGGAGTTGTCCTGGTCGGCGACGCCGACGTAGAGCGTCCTGGTGCGGTCCGAGCCCGTCGCCGACGACTCGTCGAACGTCACCCACACCACACCCTGGTTGTCCGAGGCGTACCCGGAGGTGTCGGACGGGTCCTGCCGGTAGGTGCCGGGGTTGGGGAAGGCCGTGACCTGCGACCAGGTCACCCCCGCGTCCGTCGACCGCCACAGGCCCTTGCCGCTGGGCGCGCCCAGGTAGAGGACCTTGTCGTCGTGCGGGTCGATCGCGAGCCGCTCGCCCATGCCGCGGCCCGGCATGTTGCCGCCCAGCTTGAAGGGCAGGTCCGTCTTCTTCCAGGTGGCGCCGCGGTCGGCCGAGCGCAGGACCGCGCCGTCGCCGGGATCCCAGTCGTTGGTGTACGTGCCGACGGCCGCGTACACCCTGTCCGGGTCGACGGAGTCGCTGGCGAGGGAGGCCACACCTGTGTGACCCCAGTCGTCCCAGCCGACCGAGTCCAGGAGCGGGGTCCAGGACCGGGTGTCCTGGTTCCAGCGGTAGGCGCCGCCGATGTCGGTGCGGGCGTAGGCGAGGTTCTTCTCGGAACGGTTGAAGACGATGCCGGGGACGAACCCCCCGCCGTCGACGCGGGCGTTCTTCCAGGTGTACGTGTCGGCGGCGGGCCCGGCCTTCGGTTCCGCCGCCGTGGACAGCTGAGTACCCGTCAAAAGACTTGCGGTGAGGGCCAGTACGGCGCTCAGGAGAAGGCGTGTGCGTGGTCGTGGCATGGAGGGTCCCGGGGGTGAGGGCGGGGAGGGGACGAGCGGTGGCCGGGCGGCCTCCGGGGAGGGAGGCCGCCCGGCTCCTCTGGGCGCGGAGCCGCTGCCGGGCGGGGCGTTACTCGAGCAGCTCCGCGTACGAACCCATGGCGAGCGCGATGTCCGCCTGGGCCCAGAACCGGTGGTACGTGAACGTCGGCGCCGCGCCGCCGGCCAGATAGGCCGCGACCTTCGGCCAGTTGGGGTCGTCCTCGTAGAAGGAGCGCAGCGAGGAGAACGTCGACGACGAGTTGATCGCGTCGCCGTTCGGCATGGTGCCGGTCCAGCCGGACGGCACGTACACCGTGTCGCCGAACCGGCTGTAGTCGGCCCGCGTCTCGGGCACCGCGATGCCGAGCGCGTCCCGGTCGTTCTCCCACATGCCGTCGAGCAGCGCCTTCGCCGTCGACTTGGCCTGCGCGTCCCCGGACCGGGCGGCGTAGTAGGTCAGCGTCTTCGCGTACGCGGCCGCCACGCCCACGTCGTTCGTGTAGTCGGCGACGGAGACGTGAAGTGACGCGTTGGCGCCGGGAGTCGACGCGTTCCAGGTGTCCGGCTTGCCGGACCACTTGAGGGTGGAGGGGATCCGGAAGGTGCCGTCGGGGTTGACCGTCGTCTCGGACAGGGCCCAGTCGACCCACTTGTCCAGGACCGTCTTCGCGTCGGCGTCGCCCGTCTGCTGGTAGTACTCGGCGACGCGCTCCATCGACCACGCCTGGAAGCCGAACCACTGGTTCGACGGCGGGTCGTGGTAGACCGGCGCCTCGTCGTAGTACATGCCGTAGAAGGTCGGCGTGCCGGACGGAGGCGTCGCGTACCGCCCCTGCCAGCTGTTCGTCGCACCGCCGGCGATGGCGCCCTCGTCCGACTGGAGCCAGCGGTAGAACTCCAGCTGCCGGTCGAGCGACTTGGCCCAATCCGCCTGCCCGGTGGCCGACTTGGGCTTCAGGTCGGCGGACGAGGAGAGGGCGTACGCGGCGAGCGGGTTCTGGTACCCGCCGTGCGTGTGGCTGGAGCCGATGCGCCAGGCCCAGCCCGCCGAGGTGTCGGTGGCGCCGCCCCACGCGTAGTACCAGGACAGCAGATAGTGCGAGGCGTCCTTGCCGGTACCGGCCGGGCAGCTGCTCGCACCGGCGCAGCCGCCCACCTTCTTGAAGTACTTGTCGTACATGGCGTAGCGCAGATAGTCGCCCATCTTCGCGGCCTTGCCGACGGTGGCCGACACCGCGGAGCCCTTGCCCTGCTCCTTGGCCCACACGTCCGCCCAGTACGCGGCCTGCACGGCACGCGCGTCGGCGTCCGGCGCGTCCGTGTACTTCCACTGTTTCGCGTACGACGAGTCACCGGTGAACAGGTCCAAGTAGCCGTTCTTTCCGCCGTACTTGAACGCGTCACAGGTGGGCTGCGGAACCGTCTCCCACACCGACTCCTGCGCGCCGCGCTGGAAGGTGTTGATGTAGGACGGTCCGGTCGCCGTCGGGCCCGCCTCGCACTTCCCGGGCTCGTTGCCGTAGCCGTACGTGTTGTCGACGTCCTGGAGCCAGTGCATGCCGTAGACGTCGTCGGTGCCGTACGCGCTCTTCAGCTCGGCCGCGATCGGGTCGGTGCCGACCGGCACCGACGGATCCAGCTTCGCCGGGTACTGCGACGGCAGATCCTCCTCGGGCGCGTACGTCGCGGGCTTGGACGCGTTGTAGAAGGAGTTCGTCGGCTGGTCCGCGTGCGTGGGGATCATGTACTTCTCCATGATCTCCCAGGCGCCGTTGAACTTCGACCAGTCGCCGCTGACCTTGCCGTACATGGCCTGGAGCCACAGCAGGTACGAGTACGCCTCGGAGGTCGTCTCGTGGCCCTGGTCCGGCGCCTCGACGATCAGCGTCTCCACCGAGTGGTACGGGATGCCCTCCGGCGAGAAGTAGCCGTTCGCCGGATCGGTGATCTTCCCGTAGAGGTCGAGGAAGCGCGTGTCGTACTCCGAGCCCGCCGCGAGCTGGGTGACCGTGACCGTCGCCTTGGTGTGACCGGGCGCGCCGACCGTGAACGTGGCGGCGCCGGTGCCCGAGGAGTCCGCCGCGACGGTCACCTTCTGCGCCGAGTTCCAGTTCGACGGCGTGAAGGTGAGGCTCGCGCCGGAGGAGACGGACAGGCCCGTGTTGCCGCCGGTGCGGGCCGTCGTGACCGTCACGTTCGCCGCCGGCTTCGTCGACAGCTTCACGTCAAAGGTGCCTGACTTCCCCTGCTGGACGGCGAGTTGGGACGGCGTCGCCGTCACCGCGGGGCCTGCCGCGACCGTGATGCCGACCGGCGTCGACTCGCCGGACGCGCCCTTCCCGTCGTACGCCCTCGCGTACAGCGAGTGCGTGCCCGCCGCGAGGGAGTCCGTCCCCAGCTCGTACGGGGACGTGGTGTCGGTGCCGAGCAGCGTCGTGTCGTCGTAGAACTCGACCTTGGTGATGCCCGCCCCGTCGGCCGCCGCCGCGGTCGCCGCGAGCGGCACCTTGTCACCGGCCGTGTAGACGGCTCCGGCGGCCGGGCTGGTGAGCACCGTGACCGGCGGCTGATGCGCCCCCGCGCAGGTCGTTCCATTGATCGCGAAATCCGTGGGGGCTGAATTCGAGCCGCTGTAAGCGAATTGCGCACCCGTGCTCGCGGCGGCTCCCGCCGCGATCTTTCCGTTGTATCCGGCGTCCTTCACCGTCACCTTCTTGCCGGATTGCGACCAGGTGCCGTTCCAGCCATTGGCGAGTTTCTGGTCACCGGCGTAGGAGTAGGTGAG is a genomic window containing:
- a CDS encoding cellulose binding domain-containing protein, whose protein sequence is MPRPRTRLLLSAVLALTASLLTGTQLSTAAEPKAGPAADTYTWKNARVDGGGFVPGIVFNRSEKNLAYARTDIGGAYRWNQDTRSWTPLLDSVGWDDWGHTGVASLASDSVDPDRVYAAVGTYTNDWDPGDGAVLRSADRGATWKKTDLPFKLGGNMPGRGMGERLAIDPHDDKVLYLGAPSGKGLWRSTDAGVTWSQVTAFPNPGTYRQDPSDTSGYASDNQGVVWVTFDESSATGSDRTRTLYVGVADQDNSVYRSTDAGATWERVAGQPTGHLPHKSVLDAENGYLYIAYSDKGGPYDGGKGRVWRYATRTGQWKDVSPVAEADTYYGFSGLTLDRQHPGTVMVSGYSSWWPDTLIFRSTDSGGTWTKAWDYTSYPNRANRYTMDVSSVPWLSWGANPSPPEQTPKLGWMTEALEIDPFDSDRMMYGTGATVYGTEDLGKWDSGGTFTISPMVKGLEETAVNDLVSPPSGAPLLSALGDIGGFRHTDLTKVPSMMFTSPNVTSGTSLDFAESEPDVVVRAGNVDSGPHVALSQDNGATWHAAGADPSGVTGGGTVAVSADGGRVVWSPDGAGVQTGTGSSWTAAGGVPAGAVVESDRADAAVFYAFKSGTFYASSDGGRTFTAKASSGLPTDGPVRFKAVPGAKGDIWLAGGSATGAYGLWHSTDGGATFTKLSNVQQADTVGFGKAAPGASYPTLYASARIGGVRGIFRSTDAGATWTRVNDDAHQWGWTGAAITGDPRVYGRVYVSTNGRGVIYGDTADVPGSPGTPAACTVTYKVTNEWPGGFQADVTLTNTGTTAWSGWSLDWTFPDGQKISQPWNASATQSGASVTAKNVSWNGAVAAGSSAAFGFTGTRPGTANGRPTAFKLDGQSCSVT
- a CDS encoding glycoside hydrolase family 48 protein, coding for MPKRRARRPWTAVAAALALPLATLAVLPTTAQAAAVECGVDYRTNDWGSGFTADLTITNRGSTAIDGWTLTYSYAGDQKLANGWNGTWSQSGKKVTVKDAGYNGKIAAGAAASTGAQFAYSGSNSAPTDFAINGTTCAGAHQPPVTVLTSPAAGAVYTAGDKVPLAATAAAADGAGITKVEFYDDTTLLGTDTTSPYELGTDSLAAGTHSLYARAYDGKGASGESTPVGITVAAGPAVTATPSQLAVQQGKSGTFDVKLSTKPAANVTVTTARTGGNTGLSVSSGASLTFTPSNWNSAQKVTVAADSSGTGAATFTVGAPGHTKATVTVTQLAAGSEYDTRFLDLYGKITDPANGYFSPEGIPYHSVETLIVEAPDQGHETTSEAYSYLLWLQAMYGKVSGDWSKFNGAWEIMEKYMIPTHADQPTNSFYNASKPATYAPEEDLPSQYPAKLDPSVPVGTDPIAAELKSAYGTDDVYGMHWLQDVDNTYGYGNEPGKCEAGPTATGPSYINTFQRGAQESVWETVPQPTCDAFKYGGKNGYLDLFTGDSSYAKQWKYTDAPDADARAVQAAYWADVWAKEQGKGSAVSATVGKAAKMGDYLRYAMYDKYFKKVGGCAGASSCPAGTGKDASHYLLSWYYAWGGATDTSAGWAWRIGSSHTHGGYQNPLAAYALSSSADLKPKSATGQADWAKSLDRQLEFYRWLQSDEGAIAGGATNSWQGRYATPPSGTPTFYGMYYDEAPVYHDPPSNQWFGFQAWSMERVAEYYQQTGDADAKTVLDKWVDWALSETTVNPDGTFRIPSTLKWSGKPDTWNASTPGANASLHVSVADYTNDVGVAAAYAKTLTYYAARSGDAQAKSTAKALLDGMWENDRDALGIAVPETRADYSRFGDTVYVPSGWTGTMPNGDAINSSSTFSSLRSFYEDDPNWPKVAAYLAGGAAPTFTYHRFWAQADIALAMGSYAELLE